The following coding sequences lie in one Musa acuminata AAA Group cultivar baxijiao chromosome BXJ3-1, Cavendish_Baxijiao_AAA, whole genome shotgun sequence genomic window:
- the LOC135628124 gene encoding sodium transporter HKT1-like, with product MFLMPPPSTVMDITFHRNSLIHLLSQVNPFWIQFFYFLSSSITGFLLLKLLPTRDATSRPTNVDLLFMSVSANTVSSMDTMEMEVFSNYQLAVLTLLMVIGGEVFISMLSVHFTKINSQMRDSALDAAGTELATLSDQSRSSNLKFSSRKHLFFVVLGYLLVGHVAGFLLILVYLRLVPEAGAVLERKGINASLFSIFITVSTFANCGFVPTNENMVVFRTYSGLLLILTVQVLVGNTLYASCLWAVIWLLKKLTKRREYDYLLTNYGEMECNHLLPGSHSLYLALTVAGLVLVQFGLFCCMEWTSEILSGLSTYQKVVGVVFQCVNSRYAGETIVDLAAVAPAILVLFVVMMYIPPYTCFLPRKGDKQLLKGRERSRKKQGLSLIFSPLSYIAIFTIIACITERRQISEDPINFSVLNIVVEVVSSNSTPRLDRRVSAENIGPKAAMAFLIKLYGCIWNGWVHNGVQLQAASEGGRALQRRVGWVLSEMEQQRETCAHRCHVIRQVEKVQHERWQTLEIYISLIHAWKD from the exons ATGTTTCTTATGCCACCTCCATCGACCGTCATGGATATTACTTTCCATCGGAACAGCCTCATCCATCTTCTCTCTCAGGTTAACCCCTTCTGGATCCAATTCTTTTACTTCCTCTCTTCCTCTATCACCGGCTTCCTCCTCCTCAAGCTACTGCCTACGAGAGACGCGACGAGTAGGCCCACCAACGTCGACCTGCTCTTCATGTCCGTGTCGGCCAACACGGTCTCAAGCATGGACACCATGGAGATGGAGGTGTTCTCCAACTACCAGCTCGCAGTACTGACTCTTCTGATGGTGATCGGGGGAGAGGTGTTCATCTCCATGCTTAGTGTTCACTTCACCAAGATCAACTCCCAGATGAGGGATTCTGCACTGGATGCAGCCGGCACGGAACTCGCTACTCTCTCTGATCAAAGCCGGAGCTCGAACTTGAAATTTAGCTCTAGAAAGCACCTGTTCTTCGTGGTGTTGGGTTATCTCTTAGTAGGCCATGTGGCTGGTTTCTTACTCATCCTTGTTTACCTGAGACTTGTCCCGGAAGCCGGAGCTGTGCTTGAGAGAAAGGGTATCAACGCGTCCCTGTTCTCCATCTTCATCACCGTCTCTACCTTCGCCAACTGCGGCTTCGTGCCCACCAATGAGAACATGGTTGTCTTCAGGACTTACTCCGGCCTCCTATTGATACTTACAGTGCAGGTACTCGTCGGAAACACGTTGTACGCCTCGTGCCTATGGGCGGTCATCTGGTTGTTGAAGAAGCTCACCAAGCGGCGGGAGTATGATTACCTGCTAACTAACTACGGGGAGATGGAGTGCAATCACTTGCTTCCTGGCTCTCACTCactgtacttggctctcaccgtgGCTGGGCTTGTGCTAGTGCAGTTCGGACTGTTCTGCTGTATGGAGTGGACGTCTGAGATCTTGAGTGGGCTGAGCACGTATCAGAAGGTCGTCGGCGTCGTCTTCCAGTGCGTGAACTCACGCTATGCCGGAGAAACCATCGTTGACCTCGCTGCTGTTGCTCCGGCCATCTTGGTGCTGTTTGTGGTGATGAT GTATATTCCTCCATATACATGTTTTCTTCCTAGAAAAGGTGATAAGCAGCTGCTCAAGGGCAGGGAAAGAAGCAGGAAGAAGCAAGGCCTGAGTTTGATCTTCTCGCCACTGTCTTATATTGCCATTTTtaccatcattgcatgcatcacagAGAGGAGGCAGATCTCTGAAGACCCGATAAACTTCAGTGTCCTCAACATTGTTGTTGAGGTTGTAAG CTCAAACTCAACACCAAGATTGGATCGCAGGGTCTCAGCTGAAAACATCGGGCCAAAAGCGGCCATGGCTTTTCTCATAAAGCTCTACGGA TGCATATGGAACGGTTGGGTTCACAACGGGGTACAGCTGCAAGCGGCAAGTGAAGGCGGACGTGCACTGCAAAGACGTGTCGGCTGGGTTCTCAGCGAAATGGAGCAGCAAAGGGAAACTTGTGCTCATCGTTGTCATGTTATTCGGCAGGTTGAAAAGGTTCAGCATGAGAGGTGGCAAACATTGGAAATTTATATAAGTCTAATCCATGCATGGAAGGATTAA